In a single window of the Lynx canadensis isolate LIC74 chromosome E2, mLynCan4.pri.v2, whole genome shotgun sequence genome:
- the LOC115503494 gene encoding zinc finger protein 264-like isoform X2 — protein sequence MAAPPTGPTQVSVTFDDVAVTFTREEWGQLDPAQKTLYQEVMLENCGLLVSLGCPVPRPELICQLERGQEPWTAKRGLSQNTYPGDKDKPKTMEPTTCDPALPKGASFQELRRGDPGNCQLGQTKDQRGPSEMQEGHSRPGFEAQREKLPEKMTPEHGGLGTADGLCSRIAQDLVPLGGAIRDRDSCGSGKDPMIQEEENAFKCNECGKTFNKKHLLAGHEKIHSGVKPYECTECGKTFIKSTHLLQHHMIHTGERPYECMECGKAFNRKSYLTQHQRIHSGEKPYKCNECGKAFTHRSNFVLHKRRHTGEKSFVCKECGQVFRHRPGFLRHHIIHTGENPYECFECGKVFKHRSYLMWHQQTHTGEKPYECSECGKAFCESAALIHHYVIHTGEKPFECLECGKAFNHRSYLKRHQRIHTGEKPFVCTECGRAFTHCSTFILHKRAHTGEKPFECKECGKAFSTRKDLIRHFSIHTGEKPFECSECGKAFNRRSGLTRHQRIHSGEKPYECMECGKSFCWSTNLIRHAIIHTGEKPYKCSECGKAFSRSSSLTQHQRIHTGRHPVRGSATEVGRPFTSGQSSVTLRELLLGKDFLNVTTEENLLPEKTSTMASDRTYQRETPQVSSL from the exons GGTGTCCCGTCCCCAGACCGGAGCTCATCTGCCAGCTGGAGCGCGGGCAGGAGCCGTGGACGGCGAAGAGAGGCCTCTCCCAGAACACCTATCCAG GTGACAAGGACAAACCCAAGACCATGGAACCCACCACTTGTGATCCAGCCCTGCCTAAGGGGGCCTCGTTCCAGGAACTAAGACGTGGTGACCCAGGGAACTGTCAGCTGGGCCAAACCAAGGATCAGCGTGGACCGTCAGAAATGCAGGAAGGACACTCGAGACCAGGGTTCGAAGCCCAGAGGGAGAAGCTCCCTGAGAAAATGACCCCTGAACATGGTGGTTTAGGGACAGCTGATGGACTGTGTTCGCGGATTGCACAGGACCTGGTCCCCCTAGGTGGTGCCATCCGTGACCGTGACTCATGTGGATCGGGTAAAGATCCCATGATTCAAGAAGAGGAAAATGCCTTTAAGTGCAATGAATGCGGGAAAACTTTTAATAAGAAGCACCTTCTTGCTGGACATGAAAAGATTCACTCTGGAGTGAAGCCCTATGAATGCACTGAGTGCGGGAAAACCTTCATTAAGAGCACACACCTCCTCCAGCACCACATGATCCACACGGGGGAGAGGCCCTATGAATGCATGGAGTGCGGGAAGGCCTTCAACCGCAAGTCCTACCTTACACAGCACCAGCGGATTCACAGCGGGGAGAAGCCTTATAAGTGCAACGAGTGTGGAAAGGCCTTCACCCACCGCTCCAATTTTGTCCTGCATAAGAGGAGACACACTGGTGAGAAATCTTTTGTGTGCAAAGAGTGTGGGCAGGTCTTTCGACACAGGCCGGGTTTCCTTCGACATCACATCATCCACACTGGCGAGAATCCCTACGAATGCTTCGAGTGTGGCAAGGTCTTCAAACACAGGTCCTACCTCATGTGGCACCAGCAGACtcacactggggagaagcccTACGAGTGCAGCGAGTGCGGGAAGGCCTTCTGTGAGAGCGCGGCCCTCATTCACCACTACGTCATCCACACGGGGGAGAAGCCCTTCGAGTGCCTGGAGTGCGGGAAGGCCTTCAACCACAGGTCCTACCTCAAGAGGCACCAGAGGATCCACACCGGGGAGAAGCCTTTCGTGTGCACCGAGTGTGGAAGGGCCTTCACCCACTGCTCTACTTTCATCTTGCACAAAAGGGCCCACACTGGAGAAAAACCTTTTGAGTGcaaagaatgtgggaaagcctttagcaCTAGGAAGGACCTCATCCGACACTTCAGCATCCACACCGGGGAGAAGCCCTTCGAGTGCTCTGAGTGCGGGAAGGCCTTCAACCGCCGCTCGGGGCTCACGAGGCACCAGCGGATTCACAGTGGAGAGAAGCCCTATGAGTGCATGGAGTGTGGGAAATCCTTCTGCTGGAGCACAAACCTCATCAGGCACGCCATCATCCACACCGGGGAGAAACCCTATAAGTGCAGCGAGTGTGGAAAGGCCTTCAGTCGCAGCTCCTCCCTCACTCAGCATCAGAGGATTCATACTGGGAGACACCCCGTCAGGGGCAGCGCAACAGAAGTGGGGAGACCCTTCACAAGCGGGCAGTCCTCCGTCACCCTGCGAGAACTCCTTCTGGGGAAAGACTTCTTGAATGTAACCACCGAGGAAAACCTTTTGCCAGAGAAAACATCTACCATGGCATCTGATCGAACATACCAAAGAGAGACCCCCCAGGTATCTTCGCTGTGA
- the LOC115503494 gene encoding zinc finger protein 264-like isoform X1: protein MGQAASRTREAQVSVTFDDVAVTFTREEWGQLDPAQKTLYQEVMLENCGLLVSLGCPVPRPELICQLERGQEPWTAKRGLSQNTYPGDKDKPKTMEPTTCDPALPKGASFQELRRGDPGNCQLGQTKDQRGPSEMQEGHSRPGFEAQREKLPEKMTPEHGGLGTADGLCSRIAQDLVPLGGAIRDRDSCGSGKDPMIQEEENAFKCNECGKTFNKKHLLAGHEKIHSGVKPYECTECGKTFIKSTHLLQHHMIHTGERPYECMECGKAFNRKSYLTQHQRIHSGEKPYKCNECGKAFTHRSNFVLHKRRHTGEKSFVCKECGQVFRHRPGFLRHHIIHTGENPYECFECGKVFKHRSYLMWHQQTHTGEKPYECSECGKAFCESAALIHHYVIHTGEKPFECLECGKAFNHRSYLKRHQRIHTGEKPFVCTECGRAFTHCSTFILHKRAHTGEKPFECKECGKAFSTRKDLIRHFSIHTGEKPFECSECGKAFNRRSGLTRHQRIHSGEKPYECMECGKSFCWSTNLIRHAIIHTGEKPYKCSECGKAFSRSSSLTQHQRIHTGRHPVRGSATEVGRPFTSGQSSVTLRELLLGKDFLNVTTEENLLPEKTSTMASDRTYQRETPQVSSL, encoded by the exons GGTGTCCCGTCCCCAGACCGGAGCTCATCTGCCAGCTGGAGCGCGGGCAGGAGCCGTGGACGGCGAAGAGAGGCCTCTCCCAGAACACCTATCCAG GTGACAAGGACAAACCCAAGACCATGGAACCCACCACTTGTGATCCAGCCCTGCCTAAGGGGGCCTCGTTCCAGGAACTAAGACGTGGTGACCCAGGGAACTGTCAGCTGGGCCAAACCAAGGATCAGCGTGGACCGTCAGAAATGCAGGAAGGACACTCGAGACCAGGGTTCGAAGCCCAGAGGGAGAAGCTCCCTGAGAAAATGACCCCTGAACATGGTGGTTTAGGGACAGCTGATGGACTGTGTTCGCGGATTGCACAGGACCTGGTCCCCCTAGGTGGTGCCATCCGTGACCGTGACTCATGTGGATCGGGTAAAGATCCCATGATTCAAGAAGAGGAAAATGCCTTTAAGTGCAATGAATGCGGGAAAACTTTTAATAAGAAGCACCTTCTTGCTGGACATGAAAAGATTCACTCTGGAGTGAAGCCCTATGAATGCACTGAGTGCGGGAAAACCTTCATTAAGAGCACACACCTCCTCCAGCACCACATGATCCACACGGGGGAGAGGCCCTATGAATGCATGGAGTGCGGGAAGGCCTTCAACCGCAAGTCCTACCTTACACAGCACCAGCGGATTCACAGCGGGGAGAAGCCTTATAAGTGCAACGAGTGTGGAAAGGCCTTCACCCACCGCTCCAATTTTGTCCTGCATAAGAGGAGACACACTGGTGAGAAATCTTTTGTGTGCAAAGAGTGTGGGCAGGTCTTTCGACACAGGCCGGGTTTCCTTCGACATCACATCATCCACACTGGCGAGAATCCCTACGAATGCTTCGAGTGTGGCAAGGTCTTCAAACACAGGTCCTACCTCATGTGGCACCAGCAGACtcacactggggagaagcccTACGAGTGCAGCGAGTGCGGGAAGGCCTTCTGTGAGAGCGCGGCCCTCATTCACCACTACGTCATCCACACGGGGGAGAAGCCCTTCGAGTGCCTGGAGTGCGGGAAGGCCTTCAACCACAGGTCCTACCTCAAGAGGCACCAGAGGATCCACACCGGGGAGAAGCCTTTCGTGTGCACCGAGTGTGGAAGGGCCTTCACCCACTGCTCTACTTTCATCTTGCACAAAAGGGCCCACACTGGAGAAAAACCTTTTGAGTGcaaagaatgtgggaaagcctttagcaCTAGGAAGGACCTCATCCGACACTTCAGCATCCACACCGGGGAGAAGCCCTTCGAGTGCTCTGAGTGCGGGAAGGCCTTCAACCGCCGCTCGGGGCTCACGAGGCACCAGCGGATTCACAGTGGAGAGAAGCCCTATGAGTGCATGGAGTGTGGGAAATCCTTCTGCTGGAGCACAAACCTCATCAGGCACGCCATCATCCACACCGGGGAGAAACCCTATAAGTGCAGCGAGTGTGGAAAGGCCTTCAGTCGCAGCTCCTCCCTCACTCAGCATCAGAGGATTCATACTGGGAGACACCCCGTCAGGGGCAGCGCAACAGAAGTGGGGAGACCCTTCACAAGCGGGCAGTCCTCCGTCACCCTGCGAGAACTCCTTCTGGGGAAAGACTTCTTGAATGTAACCACCGAGGAAAACCTTTTGCCAGAGAAAACATCTACCATGGCATCTGATCGAACATACCAAAGAGAGACCCCCCAGGTATCTTCGCTGTGA